One Malus domestica chromosome 11, GDT2T_hap1 genomic region harbors:
- the LOC103436096 gene encoding uncharacterized protein At5g41620-like: MSWKNHQHCHSLVVDRQCKIRKRGGGSSSSSSSLVHRYRLKRAILVGKRGGSSTPVPTWKTVSAAAAAARSPCVATMMSNGGKEDDEMATVQQQRRPASKHGGGSSGKGKEVVSVSARKLAATLWEINEQEQTALRKKASKVAQFPSLAGSLPPKLSDSSFTPISERRNGSGNAGRQRGLSAVSLKLPLNHYQMGGFQTHTTSASLTQLKDQSCVKPDRNCIHGFKTCLKDVSSGLSTSKELVKVLTRVSGLEEQHSLSTTLLSALRVELDRARIQVHQMIREQRSNCNEIEYLVKKLAEEKAAWKSKERERIHAAIACVAEELEVEKKLRRQTERLNKKIGKELADKEAALLKATKELEREKRAKEIFEQVCDELATGLGEDRAQVEELKRESEKVCEEVEKEREMLQLADLLREERVQMKLSEAKYHFEEKNAIVEQLKNELEAHLISKTYEGSGGSPDFSKIKELEAYLKKINFGSFQNMKIEGNGMEVAAYREECEDDSKRTSVDSDLHSIELSMDNNNKSYKWSYACGDDTEDDSKRTSVDKQFKGRRSLSEKIQWESICLNKNSSGIDWEFGVKSQGQSDGRLMEISELVPQTQTPEDETETKKKGSARGLTDHRLSNSKVVPIHSLAGTTCQFQSLPMKDPGTGVCGI; this comes from the exons ATGTCTTGGAAAAACCACCAGCATTGCCACAGCTTGGTCGTCGACAGGCAATGCAAGATCAGGAAGCGCGGGGGGGGCTCGTCTTCCTCCTCGTCTTCCTTGGTCCATAGGTACAGACTCAAGAGGGCAATCCTGGTAGGAAAACGAGGCGGCTCGAGCACCCCAGTCCCCACCTGGAAGACTGTAAGCGCGGCGGCGGCAGCAGCAAGATCACCTTGTGTGGCGACGATGATGTCAAATGGGGGTAAGGAGGACGATGAGATGGCAACGGTACAGCAGCAGCGGAGACCGGCTTCGAAGCACGGCGGCGGCAGCAGCGGAAAAGGGAAGGAAGTGGTTTCGGTTTCGGCGAGAAAGCTGGCGGCGACTTTGTGGGAAATTAACGAACAAGAACAAACTGCTTTGAGAAAGAAGGCTTCCAAAGTTGCTCAATTTCCTTCCTTAGCCGGTTCCTTGCCGCCAAAGTTATCAGATTCATCCTTTACTCCTATTTCTGAG AGGAGAAATGGATCTGGGAATGCTGGACGCCAGAGAGGGTTGTCGGCCGTTTCTCTGAAACTTCCTTTGAATCATTACCAAATGGGAGGTTTCCAGACTCACACTACAAGTGCCAGTTTAACTCAG CTCAAAGATCAATCTTGTGTGAAACCTGATCGAAATTGCATACACGGATTTAAGACCTGTTTGAAGGATGTCAGTAGTGGCCTTTCTACATCTAAAGAGCTTGTAAAAGTTCTTACTCGCGTTTCGGGTCTTGAAGAGCAGCATTCTTTAAGTACAACCTTACTCTCGGCCCTACGAGTTGAACTTGATCGAGCTCGTATCCAGGTTCATCAAATGATCCGAGAGCAGAGGTCTAACTGCAACGAAATTGAGTATCTCGTGAAGAAATTAGCAGAAGAAAAGGCGGCCTGGAAAAGTAAGGAGCGAGAGAGGATACATGCTGCAATAGCGTGCGTAGCAGAAGAACTCGAGGTGGAGAAGAAGCTAAGAAGACAAACAGAAAGGTTGAACAAGAAGATAGGGAAAGAACTGGCAGATAAAGAGGCAGCTCTGttgaaggccacgaaagagctTGAGAGGGAGAAGAGGGCAAAAGAGATTTTTGAGCAAGTTTGTGATGAGTTAGCCACAGGTCTTGGGGAGGACAGAGCACAAGTTGAAGAGCTAAAGAGAGAATCGGAGAAAGTTTGTGAAGAGGTGGAGAAGGAGAGGGAAATGCTTCAGCTAGCTGATTTGTTGCGCGAGGAGAGAGTCCAGATGAAGCTCTCCGAAGCCAAATATCATTTCGAGGAGAAAAATGCCATTGTGGAACAGCTGAAGAATGAACTAGAGGCTCACTTGATATCCAAAACGTATGAAGGTAGTGGCGGTTCTCCAGACTTCAGTAAAATCAAGGAACTCGAGGCTTATTTAAAGAAGATCAATTTCGGATCATTTCAGAACATGAAGATAGAAGGGAATGGAATGGAAGTTGCTGCATATAGAGAAGAATGTGAAGACGATTCAAAAAGGACTTCAGTTGATAGCGATCTTCATTCCATCGAGTTAAGCATGGACAATAACAACAAGAGCTACAAATGGAGTTATGCCTGCGGAGATGATACCGAAGATGATTCAAAACGGACTTCAGTTGATAAACAATTCAAAGGGAGGAGATCACTCTCCGAAAAAATACAATGGGAAAGCATATGCTTGAACAAAAATTCCAGCGGCATTGATTGGGAGTTTGGCGTAAAATCTCAAGGGCAGTCAGACGGGCGGCTTATGGAAATATCAGAGCTTGTACCGCAAACTCAAACGCCAGAAGATGAAACcgaaacaaagaaaaagggtTCTGCTAGGGGTCTCACAGACCATAGGTTATCGAATTCAAAAGTAGTTCCGATCCACAGCTTAGCCGGTACAACTTGTCAGTTTCAATCCTTGCCGATGAAGGATCCTGGAACCGGAGTGTGCGGAATTTAG
- the LOC139189462 gene encoding uncharacterized protein has protein sequence MTELVQGKRLVDRDVETTFEEADKRIKLLLRPGEMKARLEFFRQEAESKFAPPAIQEPLIKIRRNLHPPFLGEALEYMREFHKKHSANDLYGLPKACQDTIDLVLTCPDAERVIQKTSDPGLKARFQHIREARVLGFEVDPCTDIGAADLPFSMEDLQYLRYHFEVFSAVSLFGRTADEVARVARLDAYLDIRDARLHYQEQVQALAPRALSISTLPEAVAQDQRLADAAPPHEAITEETEESCCPTLTATESFVADQPSKEGIDPMGPSVIENMEISMVHVLPADFQSRTAQPNFLNGDVVAEEPGHIDFVSVAEGESATKDDGLKAALVELFPRSSSAKLHHLKPLYVTAHIEGYPVSKVFVDCGATVNIMPLNIMKALRRSNDELIPSGITMSSFVGDKSQTKGVLPLTVNIAGRTHMTAFFVVDSKTEYNELLDRDWIHQTSCIPSSLYQVLVFWDGKSASMKTDDRLGFRFRKLSRLAPRLSTRIRRDSDWPISSPSLMSDTDQDKRRAAVSSTMERLLAHWYTISRQPNSGVNLVEFLAEEDPGPALSFDQVQAAPAELEDYRPQVKDPLEEINVGTAGDPRPVFVSALLPQQMKDELRALLTEFKDCFAWSYHEMPGLDRALVEHELRIKPGFKPFRQPPRRFSTEVQLSVKDELVRLLKAGFIRTARYVEWLANIVPVLKKSGKMKAFSTLLKLKDSDKFVWNEEHQAAFTQIKVSLTNPPVLVPPQRGKPLKLYISAAEESIGCLLAQDNDAGREHVIFYLSRNLSHPEINYSAVEKLCLAVFFAASKLQHYMLPTVTQVITQTDVLRYMLTRPIVKGRIGKWTMVLSEFSLQYMPQKAVKGQVLADFLAQHPSPYGFGSANVEIGMAEYEALVIGLGLLLDLHATRVLVLGDSELVINQINGSFRCMSCTLASYHMVASYLAESFDGITFEYVSRVHNTDADELAQIASANPPSRQCDTHQGHVPAVVVRSAGLYRNLHGRGSTR, from the exons ATGACAgagttggttcaagggaaacggTTGGTCGACCGAGATGTTGAAACTACGTTCGAGgaggctgataaacggatcaaacttcttcttcggccaggggagatgaaggcacgaCTCGAGTTTTTCCGacaagaggccgaaagcaagTTCGCACCGCCAGCTATACAAgaacctttgatcaaaattcgacggaatttgcatccacCATTTCTTGGGGAGGCCTTGGAAtatatgcgagaatttcataagaagcattcggccaacgatctgtatggtttgccgaaggcatgCCAGGACACTATTGATCTGGTCCTGACTTGTCCGGATGCCGAGCGAGTCATCCAAAAGACCTCAGATCCAGGActgaaagcaaggttccagcatatccgagaagctcgtgtccttggatttgaagttgACCCGTGCACCGATATCGGTGCAGCTGACCTCCCTTTCTCGatggaggaccttcagtatttacgatatcacttcgagGTATTTTCGgctgtttctctcttcggccgtACGGCCGATGAAGTTGCACGTGTCGCACGTCTAGATGCTTATCTCGACATCAGGGATGCCCGGCTCCACTATCAAGAGCAGGTTCAGGCTTTGGCCCCAAGAGCATTGTCAATTTCGACCCTGCCTGAAGCGGTAGCACAGGACCAACGACTCGCTGATGCAGCACCGCCGCATGAAGCCATCACAGAGGAAACAGAGGAGTCTTGTTGTCCAACTTTGACAGCAACGGAATCGTTCGTTGCCGACCAACCGAGCAAGGAGGGTATCGACCCAATGGGCCCATCAGTCATAGAgaatatggaaatcagtatggtccatgtgttacctgccgattttcaatcacgcacggctcaaccaaatttcctcaATGGAGATGTGGTTGCCGAAGAACCCGGCCATATTGATTTTGTATCGGTTGCTGAAGGAGAGTCAGCGACAAAAGATGATGGTTTAAAGGCTGCCTTGGTCGAATTGTTCCCTCGTTCATCGTCGGCcaagcttcaccatttaaagccattgtatgtgacggcccacatTGAGGGGtatccagtttctaaagtttttgtcgactgtggggctactgtcaatatcatgcctttgaacatcatgaaggccttacgtCGTTCGAACGACGAGCTTATTCCGTCAGgaatcacaatgagtagtttcgtcggcgacaaatcccaaaccaaaggggTACTTCCGTTAACCGTCAATATCGCTGGTCGCACccacatgaccgcctttttcgtggttgattccaaaaccgaatATAATGAACTGCTCGACCGAGATTGGAtccatcaaaccagctgtattccttcttcgttgtatcaagtgcttgtcttttgggacggcaaatcg gcttcaatgaagacGGACGACCGACTCGGATTTcggttcagaaagctatcgaggttggcgccgagactgtccaccaggattcggcgagactcggattgGCCAATTTCCTCCCCGAGTCTGATGTCTGACACAGACCAGGACAaacgtagggccgcggtttcatctacgatggaacgactgctggcccattggtatactatatctcgGCAACCGAATTCAGGCGTGAACCTCGTCGAATTCCTTGCCGAAGAGGATCCTGGTCCTGCCCTATCTTTTGATCAAGTCCAAGCtgccccggccgagctcgaggattatcggccccaagttaaggaccccctagaagaaattaatgttgggacggccggtGACCCACGGCCTGTGTTTGTTAGCGCTTTACTTCCTCAGCAAATGAAGGACGAGTTGCGGGCCTTGCTtacggaattcaaagattgttttgcttggagttatcatgaaatgcccggcttagatcgtgctctggtcgagcatgaattacgcaTTAAGCCCGGATTCAAgcctttccgtcagccacctcgtcgattctcgaccgaagtacaactcagtGTCAAGGACGAACTAGTTCGGCTCTTGAAAGCCGGATTCAtccggacagctcgatatgtcgaatggttggcaaatattgttcctgtattaaagaaaagtg gtaaaatgaaagcattttccacacttttgaaactcaaggactcaGATAAGTTCGTATGGAATGAggagcatcaggcggcgtttacgCAGATCAAGGTTTCTCTTACAAACCCACCTGTCCTGGTCCCTCCTCAACGCGGCAAGCCTCTCAAGCTATACATTTCGGCGGCCGAAGAGTCCATCGGTTGCCTCCTTGCGCAAGACAACGATGCCGGACGGGAACATGTTATCTTCTACCTCAGCCGTAATCTGAGTCATCCGGAAatcaattattccgccgttgagaagctttgtctcgccgtgttcttcgctgcatccaagcttcagcattacatgctcccgacGGTCACACAAGTTATTACCCAGACTGACGTTctccggtacatgcttacccggccaattgtgaagggccgaattgggaaatggacgatGGTGTTGTCCGAGTTCAGTTTGCAATATATGCCGCAAAAAGCTGTGAAAGGACAGGTgttggccgatttccttgccCAGCACCCTTCGCCTTACGGTTTCGGGAGTGCTaacgtcgaaatcggcatg gccgaatacgaggcGCTGGTCATTGGTCTGGGCCTCCTTCTTGACCTACATGCCACTCGTGTCCTCGTCCTCGGGGATTCTGAACTagtgattaaccaaattaatgggtcttttcgctgcatgagttgtactctagCGTCGTACCACATGGTCGCCAGTTATTTGGCCGAGTCTTTtgacggtattacattcgagTATGTTTCCCgggttcataataccgacgcagacgagttggctcaaatcgcctccg caaatcctccgtcgagacaatgtgatacgcaccagggtcatgtccCTGCCGTCGTTGTTAGATCGGCAGGACTCTATAGAAATTTGCACGGTCGAGGcagtaccagatga